Part of the Chloroflexota bacterium genome is shown below.
TCTACACCCACCAGGAGTTCGAGTCCATCGCGCCCGATCAGGCCGTCAAGCAGTTCGCCCAAGACCCCTTCTTCCAGGACCCGGACACCTACGAGCGGCAGATGCGCGCCACCATCGCCTACCGCTCCCGCGACCGCCTGGGCCTCATCACCTGTCCCACCCTGGTCATCTTCGGCGATGAGGACATGTTCACGCCCCTGCGCTTCGCCCGCTCCCTCCAGGCCGGTATCCGCAACTCCAGGCTTGTGGTAGTATCCGGCGCGGGCCACGGCATCATCTGGACGCGCATCGTGGAAGTGGCGTCCCTCATCGCAAACTTTATGAAGGAGCCGCCGCCCAAAAAGCAGGAGGCCGCCTCATGAACCCTCGCTTTTCATGCAGCGTCACCACCGCCTGGAACTGGGACCTGGGGCAGTGTCTGGAGACCTGGAAACGGTTGGGCATCCCGGCCATCGGCATCACGAGACTGGGGATGGAGCGCTACGGCAGGGAGAAGGCGATCAAGGCGATCCGCGAATCGGGTCTCGCCGTCTCCAGCTTCCAGGGCATCCGCGTCGCCGGCATGTTCGATAGGGCAACCTACCAGCGGTCGAAGGACGAAGAGGTGCGCGCCCTGGACGATGCCGCGCAGATCGGCGCCGACTGCGTCTACCTCATCACCGGCCCCCGGGGCGCGCTCTCCTGGGACGAAGCCGCCAAGCGCACCGAAGCGACGGCCCGCGAGCTCCTGGCGGAGGCCAAGAAACGCAGGCTGCGCATCGCCCTGGAGCCCGTCCACCCCATGCGCCAGGACCTGACCTTTGTGAATACCGCCGCCGACGCCTGGAGCATCGTGAAGGCGATGGACGATACGGACTTCGGCTACGTCTTCGATTGCTGG
Proteins encoded:
- a CDS encoding sugar phosphate isomerase/epimerase, producing the protein MNPRFSCSVTTAWNWDLGQCLETWKRLGIPAIGITRLGMERYGREKAIKAIRESGLAVSSFQGIRVAGMFDRATYQRSKDEEVRALDDAAQIGADCVYLITGPRGALSWDEAAKRTEATARELLAEAKKRRLRIALEPVHPMRQDLTFVNTAADAWSIVKAMDDTDFGYVFDCWHLWWSRDVMDVIKRSAKKMFAVQMDDHKPHSNRTMDRAMLGKGIIPLKELLGAIEKGGYKGYYDVEIIADDLQQLGYEAALKQIIVDFDRLWAETFGK